One stretch of Dyella jiangningensis DNA includes these proteins:
- a CDS encoding 3-hydroxybutyrate dehydrogenase — protein MASLDGKVALITGAASGLGKAIAELYAKNGAAVAIADINQQAADAAAAEINAAGGKAIGVAMDVTDEAAVDAGTDKVVAEFGHLDILISNAGIQIINPIDQFSYADWKKMQAIHVDGAFLTTNAALKHMYKDDRGGVVIYMGSVHSHEASKLKSAYVAAKHGLLGLARTLAKEGAAHNVRSHVICPGFVRTPLVEKQIPEQAKELKITEDEVIKNVMLKDTVDGVFTTVDDIAQTALYLATFPSAALTGQSIVVSHGWYMQ, from the coding sequence ATGGCAAGTCTCGACGGCAAGGTGGCACTCATCACAGGCGCGGCCAGCGGCCTGGGCAAGGCAATCGCCGAGCTTTATGCAAAGAACGGTGCGGCGGTGGCCATCGCCGACATCAACCAGCAGGCGGCCGATGCGGCCGCAGCCGAGATCAACGCGGCAGGCGGCAAGGCCATCGGCGTCGCGATGGACGTGACGGATGAAGCCGCCGTCGATGCGGGTACCGACAAGGTGGTCGCGGAGTTCGGTCACCTCGACATCCTGATTTCCAACGCCGGCATCCAGATCATCAATCCGATCGACCAGTTCTCGTACGCCGACTGGAAGAAGATGCAGGCGATCCACGTAGACGGCGCGTTCCTCACCACGAACGCGGCGCTCAAGCACATGTACAAGGACGATCGCGGCGGCGTCGTGATCTACATGGGCTCGGTGCACTCGCACGAAGCGTCGAAGCTCAAGTCGGCGTACGTCGCCGCCAAGCATGGCCTGCTCGGACTGGCGCGCACGCTGGCGAAGGAAGGCGCCGCGCACAACGTGCGCTCGCACGTGATCTGCCCGGGCTTCGTGCGCACGCCGCTGGTGGAAAAGCAGATTCCTGAGCAAGCCAAGGAACTGAAGATCACCGAGGACGAAGTGATCAAGAACGTGATGCTCAAGGACACCGTCGACGGCGTATTCACCACGGTGGACGACATCGCGCAGACGGCGTTGTACCTCGCGACATTCCCCTCGGCGGCGCTCACCGGCCAGTCGATCGTGGTGAGCCACGGCTGGTACATGCAATAA
- a CDS encoding DUF3734 domain-containing protein has protein sequence MDAAKHMPAPDALAKAIKRDYGTLALVLQGGGALGAYQAGVFEALDNAGIHPNWIAGISIGALNAAVIAGNPPKHRVERLREFWRSICRPPLLPTWPTPPLDPSAWELPWLNGLSGWSALRALVEGQPGFFVPRPFPLLPLRASPATASWYDTSPLKATLERLVDFDRINHKTAMRVSVGAVNIRTGNFAYFDNTEGELRVEHFMASGSLPPGFPATEIDGEFYWDGGMVSNTPLYKVLSDASCRDALIFQVDLWSARGEVPRDLAEVTARAKDIQYSSRTRLITEFMGMRQKQQRLLQDLMALVPEDQRRDPAYRRAEIYAGGSLVNLFHLIYRNKPYEGHYKDYEFSFGSMQQHWHSGMDDMQCTLSEPQWFARPDAEHPFVTHDVHCED, from the coding sequence ATGGACGCCGCCAAGCACATGCCCGCACCGGACGCACTCGCCAAGGCGATCAAGCGCGACTACGGCACGCTTGCCCTCGTGTTGCAGGGCGGCGGTGCGCTGGGTGCTTACCAGGCCGGCGTGTTCGAGGCGCTGGATAACGCCGGCATCCATCCGAACTGGATCGCCGGCATTTCCATTGGTGCACTCAACGCCGCCGTTATCGCCGGTAATCCACCCAAGCATCGCGTGGAACGCCTGCGCGAGTTCTGGCGGAGCATCTGCCGTCCGCCACTGCTACCGACCTGGCCCACGCCGCCGCTCGATCCGAGTGCGTGGGAATTGCCGTGGTTGAACGGACTGAGCGGCTGGTCGGCGCTGCGCGCACTGGTGGAAGGTCAGCCCGGCTTCTTCGTGCCGCGCCCGTTTCCGCTGTTGCCGTTGCGCGCTTCACCCGCCACGGCGAGCTGGTATGACACCTCGCCGTTGAAAGCCACGCTGGAACGGCTGGTCGACTTCGACCGCATCAACCACAAGACCGCGATGCGCGTGTCGGTGGGCGCGGTGAACATCCGCACCGGCAACTTCGCCTACTTCGACAACACCGAAGGCGAGCTGCGCGTGGAGCACTTCATGGCGTCCGGCTCGCTGCCGCCGGGTTTTCCGGCCACCGAGATCGACGGCGAGTTCTACTGGGACGGCGGCATGGTCTCCAACACGCCACTGTACAAGGTGCTGTCCGACGCGTCGTGTCGCGACGCGCTGATTTTCCAGGTCGACCTGTGGAGCGCACGCGGCGAGGTGCCGCGCGACCTCGCCGAGGTGACGGCGCGCGCCAAGGACATCCAGTACTCCAGCCGCACGCGATTGATCACCGAATTCATGGGCATGCGCCAGAAGCAGCAGCGTTTGCTGCAGGACCTGATGGCGCTGGTGCCCGAAGACCAGCGCCGCGATCCTGCGTATCGCCGCGCCGAGATCTATGCGGGTGGCTCGCTGGTCAACCTGTTCCACCTGATTTACCGCAACAAGCCGTACGAAGGGCATTACAAGGACTACGAGTTCAGCTTTGGCAGCATGCAGCAGCACTGGCACAGCGGCATGGACGATATGCAGTGCACGTTGAGCGAGCCGCAGTGGTTCGCGCGCCCCGATGCGGAGCATCCTTTCGTCACCCATGACGTACATTGTGAAGACTGA
- a CDS encoding SPOR domain-containing protein produces the protein MAARKGKGRQAVRNSSGGMPGWGWAVIGILVGALLMFAMRGHLPMAPRGNDGPQPNAQATAQRGSDAGAAGNETTSANDTAPAPKKPQYDFYSVLSEKEVRIPDAVISAQAKAEQQQKQQAAQQAAQAAAAQQQQQAASKPAPAAVSEAITPAPESAVHAAPAAAPTANTASTGSGYLLQVGAFPSASDAETLKAKLAMQGFVANVAPVNVNGQTYNRVRLGPFHSATELESAKQRLASAGINAIALKEGK, from the coding sequence ATGGCAGCACGCAAGGGCAAAGGCCGACAGGCCGTCCGCAACTCGAGCGGCGGCATGCCGGGTTGGGGCTGGGCCGTCATCGGCATCCTGGTCGGCGCCCTGCTGATGTTCGCCATGCGCGGACACCTGCCGATGGCGCCCCGCGGCAACGATGGCCCGCAGCCCAACGCGCAGGCCACGGCCCAGCGCGGCAGCGACGCCGGCGCGGCCGGCAACGAAACCACCTCGGCCAACGACACCGCGCCGGCACCGAAGAAGCCGCAGTACGACTTCTATTCCGTGCTGTCGGAGAAGGAAGTGCGCATTCCCGATGCGGTAATCAGCGCGCAGGCCAAGGCCGAGCAGCAGCAGAAGCAGCAGGCCGCCCAGCAGGCGGCGCAGGCCGCCGCGGCCCAACAGCAGCAACAGGCGGCGTCCAAACCGGCGCCGGCTGCGGTCTCCGAAGCGATCACGCCCGCGCCGGAATCGGCCGTGCATGCCGCGCCGGCCGCGGCACCGACCGCCAACACTGCCTCCACCGGCAGCGGCTACCTGCTGCAGGTCGGCGCTTTCCCGAGCGCCTCCGACGCGGAGACGCTGAAGGCCAAGCTGGCCATGCAGGGTTTCGTCGCCAACGTTGCGCCGGTCAACGTCAACGGCCAGACCTACAACCGCGTGCGCCTGGGCCCGTTCCATTCGGCCACCGAGCTGGAATCGGCCAAGCAGCGCCTGGCGTCGGCCGGCATCAATGCGATTGCGTTGAAGGAAGGCAAATAG
- a CDS encoding autotransporter outer membrane beta-barrel domain-containing protein: protein MNHVYRVVWNAALCTWTVVSELAKSHRPRFSKLSAALLVGIAMQGQALATDYLQPVVVFGGVTGTLNSGDTVTVTNDNTVGLGVADAGSQLIANNVTVTTSGNGTSGAYVGYGGQLTLTDGSVTATGASTANYAADAVFVLGQGSRATITRTVLSTQGQNAYGVAVVGGGSASLDGAAVSTHADNSVGLYISGTGSQAMATDLTTSTAGKAAVGVEANQGASISLSGGEVTTSGDAGVGIVALETGSQISVTGVRVQTTGGLANGIGAYGVDAEGGGRITLGGGATISTQGASAIGVRAVGDGSQIAAEGITVATAGANAYDVMADGAGATIRADNSVMSTTGNAAVGIVAMNGGVVTLNGGAVGTSGNNAMGMVSTGTGSQINATDVQVQTIGGSNNDGFNAYGVYAEDGGTVNFTGGRIEALGQSYYGTDSAVVATGSGTHIGLANASVVARGANNGVMANQGAAIDISDSTISSGGVGDGYAYGVQVWDRGTRVTLSNTNIDASGVSTAGVVASNGASVDVVGGRMSIIGGGSGAVVAMDAGTHVTLRDAVLTAHGDSGAGVGAGYGAAVDLSGGSVDTFGSNSSGLIAQAEASYLTVANASITTHGEVSIGLFAVDGVVETSGNTISTLGEGSYGVMAEQATGATTIRMSGDHVITQGNGAIGLTAHGVGSAIEASNVRVQTTGAKDPSGIGAYGVDAEGGGRVMLRDGASVSTSGVGAMALLATGNGSEVATSGQVTVRSTGGDAYGALAQDGGAITLAQGANIDTSGDTAHGLVSLGADSQINATGATVETHGTQASGVALGNSTINLAGSSVLAQYTGALLSADGTEQTTNRLNMSGGSMASVADDAIRASAGDNWVNLSHGAQVTGGNGTLLDVVGTGTVAHLSATDDVVLTGDVVALAGNMAHVSLAQSSSLTGAMRNASSVSVDGSSLWNMTASSDVQQLTLAGTVAFAASPSGYKSLVVHGDLAGNGGTVALNTALNEGGALSHQYTDRVLVEGNASGTTYLKVTGSGTGALTDTNKNGVAEANEGISLAQVAGQSSASAFVLSGGYVAVGPWRYELSSYQPGSADAGQRVVAGTGNGFWDYRLQNVYVADVTPVPDPTPDPSPDDRPDVTPSRPAVVPQVPAYLSAATAMLSYGMRSIGTLHDRLGEVHQDDVSQAGNTGEFYARVFGGNYRYSSDRSFRQYGFGFDQDDRGIQIGGTWLKTDNDDSTFRMGLYGSIGTSRITPKAIDGSSAMRMDARSVAATATYVNGGGFYLDGVVARNDYRARVDTAYRGYGMASFKTRGWSYSLEAGYPFVFANELRLEPQAQVTYQSLHTNRFGDSDGLSVSPGDSGAWTGRIGASLSRTFATDTGQRWTPSARLNYVTSSASRTAVTLVSDAWDVSGTFTNGSWGSVWQLGAGVSGALTRTLSVYAGADYQATAGHAGQQGWSANLGLRWQF, encoded by the coding sequence ATGAATCACGTCTATCGCGTAGTCTGGAATGCTGCGCTTTGTACATGGACCGTCGTGTCTGAACTGGCGAAAAGCCATCGGCCACGTTTCAGCAAACTCAGTGCCGCACTTCTGGTCGGCATCGCCATGCAGGGCCAGGCTTTGGCCACGGACTACCTCCAGCCGGTTGTCGTGTTCGGCGGCGTCACGGGTACGCTGAATAGCGGAGACACGGTAACGGTCACCAATGACAATACTGTCGGCCTTGGCGTAGCCGATGCGGGGTCCCAGCTCATCGCCAACAACGTGACCGTGACTACGAGCGGCAACGGTACCTCGGGAGCCTATGTGGGGTACGGCGGGCAACTCACGCTGACCGATGGGTCAGTGACCGCAACGGGTGCTTCCACTGCCAACTATGCGGCCGACGCCGTATTCGTACTCGGGCAGGGCTCGCGCGCCACGATCACTCGTACCGTGCTGTCGACCCAAGGACAGAATGCCTACGGCGTTGCTGTGGTAGGCGGTGGTTCCGCATCGTTGGATGGCGCTGCAGTGAGTACCCATGCTGACAACAGCGTCGGCCTTTACATCTCCGGGACAGGGTCGCAGGCAATGGCCACGGATTTGACGACGAGTACGGCGGGAAAGGCTGCGGTGGGCGTGGAGGCGAACCAAGGCGCTTCCATCAGCCTTTCTGGTGGCGAGGTCACCACGTCGGGTGATGCGGGCGTTGGCATCGTGGCATTGGAAACTGGCAGCCAGATCAGCGTGACCGGTGTGCGCGTGCAGACTACAGGCGGACTTGCCAATGGCATTGGCGCTTACGGCGTGGACGCCGAAGGTGGTGGCCGGATCACGTTGGGTGGTGGCGCCACGATATCCACGCAGGGCGCGAGTGCGATAGGCGTGCGTGCCGTTGGCGATGGCAGCCAGATCGCTGCCGAGGGCATTACCGTCGCCACGGCAGGTGCCAATGCTTATGACGTCATGGCCGATGGGGCGGGAGCAACCATTCGGGCGGACAACAGCGTCATGTCTACGACAGGGAATGCCGCGGTAGGCATCGTTGCGATGAATGGCGGCGTCGTGACGCTCAACGGCGGAGCCGTTGGCACCAGCGGCAACAACGCCATGGGCATGGTTTCGACGGGCACTGGCAGCCAGATCAACGCCACTGACGTACAGGTGCAGACCATCGGTGGGAGCAATAACGACGGTTTCAACGCCTACGGTGTCTATGCAGAGGACGGTGGCACCGTGAATTTCACGGGCGGTCGTATCGAAGCACTGGGCCAGAGCTATTACGGCACCGACAGCGCAGTGGTAGCAACCGGTAGCGGCACGCATATCGGCCTTGCCAACGCATCCGTCGTTGCGAGGGGCGCAAACAACGGTGTCATGGCTAACCAAGGCGCCGCCATCGACATATCCGATAGCACGATCTCATCGGGTGGAGTCGGTGATGGCTATGCCTATGGTGTGCAGGTCTGGGACAGAGGGACACGGGTAACCCTCTCAAACACGAACATAGACGCGTCTGGCGTGTCGACCGCGGGTGTTGTTGCGTCCAACGGCGCATCGGTGGACGTGGTTGGTGGGCGTATGAGCATCATCGGCGGAGGCTCCGGCGCTGTAGTGGCTATGGATGCCGGGACACACGTTACCCTCAGGGACGCCGTCCTCACCGCTCATGGTGATTCAGGAGCGGGTGTTGGTGCTGGATACGGTGCCGCCGTCGACCTGTCCGGCGGTAGCGTTGATACATTCGGCAGCAACTCGAGCGGGTTGATAGCTCAAGCTGAAGCTTCGTACCTCACCGTCGCCAATGCATCGATCACCACCCATGGCGAGGTGTCTATTGGCCTGTTTGCGGTCGATGGGGTCGTCGAGACTTCCGGCAACACGATAAGCACATTAGGTGAAGGGTCTTATGGCGTCATGGCCGAACAAGCCACCGGTGCGACGACCATCCGCATGTCGGGCGACCACGTCATCACGCAGGGCAATGGCGCCATCGGCTTGACTGCGCACGGCGTCGGTAGTGCCATCGAAGCATCGAATGTTCGAGTACAGACGACCGGTGCGAAGGATCCATCGGGTATCGGTGCATACGGCGTGGATGCCGAAGGTGGCGGTCGGGTCATGCTAAGGGATGGTGCATCCGTGTCGACGAGCGGTGTCGGCGCCATGGCTTTGCTTGCCACCGGTAACGGCAGCGAGGTGGCGACGTCTGGCCAGGTTACGGTTCGCTCCACTGGCGGTGATGCCTACGGCGCGCTGGCGCAGGATGGAGGCGCCATCACCCTGGCGCAAGGCGCAAATATCGATACCAGCGGCGACACGGCCCATGGCTTGGTTTCACTGGGCGCTGACAGCCAGATCAATGCGACCGGTGCTACGGTAGAGACTCATGGCACGCAAGCCAGTGGTGTCGCACTCGGTAACAGCACGATCAATCTTGCGGGTAGTTCTGTTCTCGCTCAGTACACCGGTGCGCTGCTCTCCGCGGACGGCACGGAACAAACGACCAATAGGCTGAACATGTCCGGCGGATCGATGGCTTCCGTCGCCGACGATGCCATCCGTGCCAGTGCAGGCGACAACTGGGTGAACCTGAGCCATGGCGCGCAGGTGACGGGTGGCAATGGCACCTTGCTCGATGTCGTTGGAACGGGCACTGTGGCTCACCTCTCGGCTACTGATGACGTGGTTCTGACGGGCGACGTCGTGGCGCTCGCGGGCAACATGGCTCATGTGTCGCTTGCGCAAAGCTCGTCGCTCACCGGTGCGATGCGCAACGCTTCCAGCGTCAGCGTGGACGGCAGCAGTCTGTGGAACATGACGGCCAGTTCCGACGTGCAGCAGCTCACCCTGGCGGGAACGGTCGCATTTGCCGCTTCACCCTCGGGCTACAAGAGCCTCGTGGTCCACGGCGACCTTGCGGGCAATGGAGGAACCGTTGCGCTGAATACGGCCCTCAACGAGGGTGGTGCGCTAAGCCATCAGTACACCGACCGCGTATTGGTGGAAGGCAACGCCAGCGGCACGACCTATCTGAAGGTCACGGGTTCGGGCACGGGTGCGCTGACCGACACCAACAAGAATGGCGTGGCGGAGGCCAATGAGGGTATTTCGCTGGCCCAGGTGGCGGGACAGTCCAGCGCGTCGGCGTTTGTGTTGAGCGGTGGCTACGTGGCCGTGGGTCCGTGGCGCTATGAACTCAGCAGCTACCAACCCGGAAGCGCCGATGCAGGACAGCGCGTGGTTGCCGGTACCGGCAACGGATTCTGGGACTACCGGCTGCAGAACGTGTACGTGGCCGATGTCACGCCCGTTCCCGATCCCACGCCCGATCCTTCGCCTGACGACAGGCCCGACGTAACGCCGTCGCGTCCGGCGGTGGTGCCTCAGGTGCCTGCATACCTCAGTGCTGCCACCGCCATGTTGTCCTACGGCATGCGCAGCATAGGCACGCTTCATGACCGACTCGGCGAGGTCCATCAGGACGATGTATCGCAGGCGGGCAATACCGGCGAGTTCTACGCGCGCGTGTTCGGTGGCAACTACCGCTACAGCAGCGATCGCAGCTTCCGCCAGTACGGCTTCGGTTTCGACCAGGACGATCGTGGCATCCAGATCGGCGGAACATGGCTGAAGACGGACAATGACGACTCTACCTTCCGCATGGGCCTGTACGGGAGCATCGGTACGTCGCGCATCACGCCCAAAGCCATCGACGGCAGCAGCGCGATGCGCATGGACGCGAGGAGCGTCGCGGCAACGGCCACGTACGTGAACGGCGGCGGCTTCTACCTGGATGGCGTCGTGGCGCGCAACGACTACCGCGCGCGGGTAGACACTGCCTACCGCGGTTACGGCATGGCCAGCTTCAAGACGCGCGGCTGGTCGTACTCGCTGGAGGCTGGCTATCCCTTCGTGTTCGCCAACGAACTGCGTCTTGAGCCACAGGCGCAGGTGACCTACCAGTCCCTGCATACGAATCGCTTCGGTGACAGCGATGGGCTGAGCGTGTCGCCTGGAGATTCGGGTGCATGGACAGGTCGGATAGGCGCCAGCCTGAGCAGGACGTTTGCCACCGATACTGGCCAACGTTGGACACCATCGGCCCGTCTGAACTACGTCACGAGTTCGGCCAGCCGCACGGCAGTCACACTGGTGAGCGATGCCTGGGATGTGTCGGGTACCTTCACCAACGGAAGCTGGGGTTCGGTATGGCAATTGGGCGCCGGCGTGAGTGGCGCACTGACGCGGACGCTTTCGGTATATGCCGGTGCGGACTACCAGGCCACGGCAGGCCATGCGGGCCAGCAGGGCTGGTCGGCCAACCTTGGCCTGCGCTGGCAGTTCTGA
- the argS gene encoding arginine--tRNA ligase — translation MKEQLRELLLQALRTLQNDSTLPADLEVPSFVIERARNRDHGDFATNAAMLLAKPARAKPRELAEKLVAALPANTLVAKVEIAGPGFINFFLAPGAYHDEVRRIMAEGDAYGRSQSGKGVMAGVEYVSANPTGPLHVGHGRAAAIGDCISRLLDATGWNVKREFYYNDAGVQINNLAISVQARARGLAPGVEGWPEDGYRGDYIADVARAYMAGESVEADGEVVTGAKNADDLEAIRHFAVASLRREQNLDLKAFGVRFDTYFLESSLYTDGKVDETVRELVAHGHTYEEGGALWLRSTDFGDDKDRVMRKSDGTYTYFVPDVAYHRSKWQRGYARAITELGSDHHGSLARVKAGLQALDCGIPQGWPEYVLHQMVTVMRGGEEVKISKRAGSYVTLRDLIDEVGRDATRYFLIARKGDSQLVFDIDLARSQSNDNPVYYIQYAHARVCSVLRQAGEKGFTFDLHNGLAHLARLDNEHEQILLTELSKYPELVETAAANLEPHLVATWLRELANAFHTYYNSHQFLVDDANLRDARLALIVATRQVLKNGLDLLGLSAPESM, via the coding sequence GTGAAAGAACAGCTGCGTGAACTGCTGCTGCAGGCGCTTCGTACCCTGCAGAACGACTCCACCCTGCCCGCCGACCTCGAGGTACCGAGCTTCGTGATCGAGCGCGCGCGCAACCGCGACCACGGCGACTTCGCCACCAACGCGGCCATGCTGCTGGCCAAGCCGGCTCGCGCCAAGCCGCGCGAGCTGGCCGAGAAGCTGGTCGCCGCGCTGCCCGCCAACACCCTGGTGGCCAAGGTGGAGATCGCCGGCCCGGGCTTCATCAACTTCTTCCTGGCGCCGGGTGCGTACCACGACGAAGTGCGCCGCATCATGGCCGAGGGCGATGCCTATGGCCGCAGCCAGAGCGGCAAGGGCGTGATGGCGGGCGTGGAATACGTGTCGGCCAACCCGACCGGCCCGCTGCACGTGGGCCATGGCCGTGCCGCGGCGATCGGCGACTGTATTAGCCGTCTGCTCGACGCCACCGGCTGGAACGTCAAGCGCGAGTTCTACTACAACGACGCCGGCGTGCAGATCAACAATCTCGCCATCTCGGTGCAGGCGCGTGCGCGCGGCCTGGCCCCGGGCGTCGAAGGCTGGCCGGAAGACGGCTACCGCGGCGACTACATCGCCGACGTGGCGCGTGCCTACATGGCCGGCGAATCGGTGGAGGCGGACGGTGAAGTCGTTACCGGCGCGAAGAACGCCGACGATCTCGAAGCCATCCGCCACTTCGCCGTGGCCAGCCTGCGCCGTGAGCAGAACCTCGACCTCAAGGCCTTCGGCGTCCGCTTCGACACCTATTTCCTGGAATCCTCGCTGTACACCGACGGCAAGGTGGACGAGACCGTGCGCGAGCTGGTCGCCCACGGCCACACCTACGAGGAGGGCGGTGCGCTGTGGCTGCGCTCCACCGATTTCGGTGACGACAAGGATCGCGTGATGCGCAAGTCCGACGGCACCTACACCTACTTCGTGCCGGACGTGGCTTACCACCGCAGCAAGTGGCAGCGCGGTTACGCACGCGCCATCACCGAGCTGGGTTCGGACCACCACGGCAGCCTGGCCCGCGTGAAGGCCGGCCTGCAGGCGCTGGACTGCGGCATCCCCCAGGGCTGGCCGGAATACGTACTGCACCAGATGGTGACGGTGATGCGCGGGGGCGAGGAGGTGAAGATCTCCAAGCGCGCCGGCAGCTACGTGACCCTGCGCGACCTGATCGACGAGGTCGGCCGCGACGCCACGCGCTACTTCCTGATCGCCCGCAAGGGCGACTCGCAGCTGGTGTTCGACATCGACCTGGCCCGCTCGCAGAGCAACGACAATCCGGTCTACTACATCCAGTACGCCCATGCTCGCGTCTGCAGCGTGCTGCGCCAGGCTGGCGAGAAAGGGTTCACCTTCGATCTGCACAATGGGCTGGCCCACCTGGCGCGCCTGGACAACGAGCACGAGCAGATCCTGTTGACGGAGCTTTCGAAGTATCCGGAGCTGGTTGAGACCGCCGCGGCGAACCTGGAGCCGCACCTGGTCGCCACCTGGCTGCGCGAGTTGGCGAATGCGTTCCACACCTACTACAACTCGCATCAGTTCCTGGTGGACGATGCGAACCTGCGCGACGCGCGATTGGCGCTTATCGTGGCGACGCGCCAGGTTCTGAAGAACGGTCTTGATTTGCTGGGCCTCAGCGCCCCGGAGAGCATGTAA
- a CDS encoding NAD(P)-dependent oxidoreductase — MTLKAAFIGLGAMGTPMAGHLKTHGLLHAVSSRTQANADAVAKDLGVAAPSLADIAAQCDVIALCVTADADVLGLVDALGPHLKPGTIVIDHSTVAPDTAKQAAAKLAPTGAHFLDAPVSGGVEGAKNGKLSVMVGGDAAVLERARPVLEAYALRITHLGDVGAGQATKAVNQVLVAGIAQGVCEGLALGEALGLDPERLLPTLGAGAAGNWFLEKRGSTMLRNEFSVGFKLGLLHKDLGIVRRIAESAGTNRSVIERSLADYAELMSQGYGDDDISALIRLKRKS; from the coding sequence ATGACACTCAAGGCAGCATTCATCGGACTCGGCGCCATGGGCACGCCGATGGCCGGGCATCTCAAAACCCACGGCCTGCTCCATGCCGTCTCCAGCCGTACGCAGGCCAATGCCGATGCGGTGGCGAAGGATCTCGGCGTCGCCGCGCCCTCGCTGGCGGACATCGCCGCGCAATGCGACGTGATCGCGTTGTGCGTGACTGCGGATGCCGATGTGCTCGGCCTAGTCGACGCGTTGGGGCCACATCTGAAACCAGGCACCATCGTGATCGACCATTCCACCGTCGCGCCCGATACCGCCAAGCAGGCTGCAGCCAAGCTGGCGCCGACCGGTGCGCACTTTCTCGATGCGCCGGTATCGGGCGGTGTGGAGGGCGCTAAGAACGGCAAGCTCTCGGTGATGGTGGGCGGTGACGCCGCCGTGCTGGAACGCGCGCGCCCGGTGCTGGAAGCCTATGCGCTGCGCATCACGCATCTGGGCGACGTCGGCGCCGGCCAAGCCACCAAGGCGGTGAACCAGGTACTGGTGGCGGGCATCGCGCAGGGCGTATGCGAAGGGCTCGCGCTCGGTGAAGCGCTGGGCCTGGATCCGGAACGCCTGCTTCCCACGCTGGGCGCCGGCGCGGCGGGCAACTGGTTCCTGGAAAAGCGAGGCAGCACGATGCTGCGCAACGAGTTCAGCGTCGGCTTCAAGCTCGGCCTGCTGCACAAGGATCTGGGCATCGTGCGTCGTATCGCCGAAAGCGCCGGCACCAACCGCAGCGTGATCGAGCGCTCGCTCGCCGATTATGCGGAGCTGATGAGCCAGGGTTATGGCGACGATGACATCTCGGCGTTGATCCGGTTGAAGCGCAAGAGCTGA